The Pseudomonas sp. MM223 genome segment TACGTGAAGGCGGCGAGCATCGCCGACCTTAAGACCGATAGCAGCTTCAAGCAGAAGATTGTCGGCATCGACGCAGGCTCCGGCGTGATGCTCAAGACCGACCAGGCAATCAAGGACTACGACCTGACCGGTTACAAGCTGCAGGCCAGCTCGGGCGCGGCGATGACGGCGGAACTGGGCCGTGCCTACGCCAAGCAGCAGTCGATTGCGGTGACCGGCTGGGTACCGCACTGGATGTTTGCCAAGTGGAAGCTCAAGTTCCTTGAAGACCCGAAAGGCGTGTATGGCGCGGCAGAAACCGTGAACAGCATTGGCAGCAAGGAACTGGCCACCAAGGCACCGGAAGTGGCGGAGTTCCTGAAGAAGTTCAGCTGGCAGTCCAAAGACGAGATTGGCGAGGTGATGCTGGCGATCCAGGAAGGTGCCAAGCCTGAAGCGGCGGCCAAGGATTGGGTGGCCAAGCACCCTGATCGTGTGAAGGAGTGGACTGGCAAGTAATTGCTGAAAACGCTGGGGCCGCTGCGCGCCCCTTTCGCGGCACAAGGCCGCTCCTACAAGGGAATGCAATCTCCTGTAGGAGCGGCCTTGTGCCGCGAAGGGGACGCAAAGCGGCCCTGCTTTATTGCAAATCCGGTAAAACACCGTTGCATCTAAGACTAAGGTCGTCTGGTTGCCGTCCAACAGCCGCATAAAGTAAGGGCGTGGGTTTCATCCCCTACCTGTGCTGCTAGGACAAAAACAATGAACGACAGCATTTACCTCTCGATACAAAACAGCCCCCGTTTCAAGGAGCTGGTCACCAAACGCGAACGGTTCGCCTGGATTCTCTCGGCGATCATGCTCGGCCTGTACTGCGCTTTCATCCTCCTGATCGCCTACGGTCCTCATCTGCTGGGCGCCAAGCTCAGCCCTGAGTCGTCGATTACCTGGGGCATTCCCCTGGGCGTCGGCCTGATCGTTTCGGCATTCGTCCTGACCGCCATCTACGTACGCCGCGCCAACGGCGAGTTCGATGAGCTGAACAAGGCCATCCTCAAGGAGGCGCAACAATGATTCGCCACGCCAAAGCCCTGGCCGTACTGGCCTGCGGCGCTTTCGCACCCGCCGTGTGGGCAGCCGATGCCCTGACCGGCGAGGTGCAGAAACAGCCGCTGAACGTTGCCGCGATCGCCATGTTCGTGGCCTTTGTTGCCTTCACCCTGGGTATCACTTACTGGGCTTCCAAACGCAACAAGTCGGCAGCGGACTACTACGCGGCCGGCGGCAAGATCACCGGCTTCCAGAACGGCCTGGCGATTGCCGGCGACTACATGTCGGCAGCCTCGTTCCTGGGTATTTCCGCACTGGTGTTCACCTCTGGCTACGACGGCCTGATCTACTCGATCGGCTTTTTGGTCGGCTGGCCGATCATTCTCTTCCTGATCGCCGAACGCCTGCGCAACCTGGGCAAGTACACCTTTGCCGACGTGGCCTCGTACCGCCTCGGGCAAAAGGAAATCCGTACCCTGTCGGCCTCCGGTTCGCTGGTGGTGGTGGCGTTCTACCTGATCGCGCAGATGGTAGGTGCCGGTAAACTGATCGAGCTGCTGTTCGGCCTGGACTACCACGTGGCGGTGATCCTGGTGGGTATCCTGATGTGCCTGTACGTGCTGTTCGGCGGCATGCTGGCCACCACCTGGGTACAGATCATCAAGGCCGTGCTGTTGCTGTCCGGTGCCAGCTTCATGGCGCTGATGGTGATGAAACACGTAGGCTTCGACTTCAACACCCTGTTCTCGGAAGCGATCAAGGTGCACAGTAAGGGCGAGGCGATCATGAGCCCGGGCGGCCTGGTCAAGGACCCGATTTCGGCCTTCTCGCTGGGCCTGGCACTGATGTTCGGTACCGCCGGCCTGCCACACATCCTGATGCGCTTCTTCACCGTCAGTGACGCCAAGGAAGCGCGCAAGAGCGTGCTGTACGCCACCGGCTTCATCGGCTACTTCTACATCCTTACCTTCATCATCGGCTTTGGCGCCATCTTGCTGGTCAGCACCAACCCGGACTTCAAGGACGCCGCTGGCGCCCTGCTGGGCGGCAACAACATGGCGGCGGTGCACCTGGCCGATGCCGTGGGTGGCAGCATCTTCCTCGGCTTCATTTCGGCAGTGGCCTTTGCCACCATCCTGGCGGTGGTTGCCGGCCTGACCCTGGCCGGTGCCTCGGCGGTGTCCCACGACCTGTACGCCAGCGTATGGCGCAAGGGCAAGGCCAACGACAAGGACGAAATCCGCGTGTCGAAGATCACCACCGTCGCCCTGGGCGTGCTGGCGATCGGCTTGGGTATCCTGTTCGAGAAGCAGAACATCGCCTTCATGGTCGGCCTGGCGTTCTCCATCGCCGCCAGCTGCAACTTCCCGGTACTGCTGCTTTCGATGTACTGGAAGAAGCTGACCACCCGCGGCGCCATGATCGGCGGCTGGCTGGGCCTGGTCAGTGCGGTGACGCTGATGATCCTCGGCCCGACCATCTGGGTACAGATCCTCGGCCACGAGAAACCGATCTACCCGTACGAGTACCCGGCGCTGTTCTCGATGGCCATCGCCTTTGTCAGCATCTGGTTCTTCTCGGTCACCGACAAGTCCAAGGCTGCCGACGACGAGCGTGCGCTGTTCTACCCGCAGTTCGTGCGTTCGCAGACGGGCCTGGGTGCCAGCGGGGCGGTGTCCCACTGACCCTGCGTTGACGCTGTAGCAAAACGCCCCGCTTGCCGGGGCGTTTTGCTGTCTGTAGTACACCCGCCTGGTTGTCGTTAGGAAATTTCAACAATTCGTTCAGAGGGTTCCCATATTTTCGTTGTGGGTAACTGCGAATAATCCCACCTGTCAACGGCGCTTAGCCTGATTGACCCTCAATCAAAGCTTATGTCTACAGGTTTCCAGGAGATCTATTCGTGAAAGCACTCATGCTGGCACTTCCTTTCGCTGCACTCGTCGCCGGCCCGGCCATGGCCGAAGACCCGATCGAGAAACAGGTGCTGATTACCGCCACCGTTCCCACCGCTGCCTTCTATGTCGAGCCGGTCGGCGGCAACTGGATGAACGACCCGCAAGACATGGCCTGGAACTCGTTTCAAGGCAGCCTGACCCCGGTGCGCAAGCAGCTGCAAGCCAAAAGCACCGTTGGCCCGATCACCGCCCACCTGCTGTCGCCAGCCGTGGTCAGTAGCGGCCTGGAGGCTATCGACCTGGACGTCAAGATCGGTGACACCGTACTGACCACAAACGCTATCGAGATCCTCACCGAAGCCCAGGCTGCCCCGGGTGCGATCGTCGACTTCGAAGTTGCCCCGCAAGTGCCGGCAGGTGGCTACAAGCCAGGCAACTACCAAGGCCTGGTCAGCATGATGTTCGAAACCGCCGCGCCCTGATCTGGCTGCATCCCCTTCTTTTCATCCTTCGTTGTCCACCTTCACCCCCCAGGCACGCCCTGGGGGTGAGGGCGGGTATCGCCTGCAGGCACGGTAATGGCCTTTTCTGCATCTACAAAGACGCTGCTGCTCGCCGCCAGCCTGGCCGCATTGCCGGCCGCTGCCGAAACGGCGGCCAGCGCCATGGGCGTGGTCAGCCAGGCCCAGGGCCTGCCGCGCGAGTTTGAAGAACACTTTTTCGACGTGCCCCTGGCGGTGCGGGTGGACCTGGATGGCCGCTACCTGGGCGATGCCATGGTCGTGCTCAGCCGCGACGAGCGCGTGCAACTGCTGGAATTCACCGACCACTACGACAGCCGCGAGCCAGAGACGCTACGCCGTCGCTGGCAGGAGCGCCTGGCGGTGGGCCGGCCATTGGGTAATTGCCAGCGTGATTGCCCCGACGGCCTGCGCGCCATTCACTACAGCCTGGTCAATTCGCAGCTGTCGCTGCTGACCCATGCCGCCGAACTGGCCGGTGACGCCCCGCGCTACCACGCCTTGCCAGAGCAGGGCAGTGGCATGCTGCTGCGCAACCAGCTCAACCTGGTCAGCGATGGCCGTGAGACCAGCGGCATGTACGCGCTGCAAGGCCAGGCCAGCCTGGGCCAGTGGACGACCCTGGCCGATGCGCAGGCCGACAAAGGCAGCGTCGGCAGCCAGCAAACCCGCCACCGGGTAGGCCAGTTGTACGCCGAGCGCCTGCACGATGAGCATTTCTTCCGCCTGGGCTATTTCACCCCCGGCGCCCAGGGCCTCACCCGCCAGCCACGGTTGCTGGGGCAAAGCCCTGATACCACCCTTGGGCTGATGTTTGGCAGCAGCGACAGCCTGCTGATTGACAACGGCCAGCCCGAGCTCCACGCCGATCTACGTCACCCCCAACCGCCCCGGTGTGGTGGAGATATACCGTAACGGCTCGCTGATCAACAGCCAGCCCGTGCAGCCGGGCTTGCAGGCGCTGGACACCCGCGTATTGCCAGGCGGCATTTACCAGGTTGAAGTGCGCCTGCTCGAAGACGGCCAGGAAACGTCCCGCAGCGAAGAGTTCGTCTACAAGCCCAACAGCTGGCGCAACCCCGACAGCCGCTGGCGCTACAACCTGTACCTGGGCCAGCAGACCAGCCTGTTGAGCAACTGGGACGCCCCCCATGACGACAGCCTTAGCGCTGGTGTGTTGACCAACTACCTGTTGCACCCGCGTGCGGTGCTGGGTTTGTCCTTGCAGCAAGTGGACGAGGCGATGCAGTACGGCACGTCGCTGGATTGGGACCTGCTCGACCGGCTGAAGCTTTACGGCAATGTCTACCGCACCCAGAACCAGGGCAATGGCTATGACATTCAGGCTATTCACAGCCACGACTTGGGTTCGCTGGTGCTCAGCCATAGCCGCTCATGGCTGGAAACCGTCAGCCGCCCGACCCACAGCCAGGTGGTGCGCTATGCCGAGCAGAGCCAGACCTCACTGCTGTTTACCCGCCGCCTGGACAACCGCAGCACCGCTACCGTGCGCCTTTCCCACAGTACCGGTGCGGCCGATGGCTTTGGCGTCGACCTGGGGTGGTCCTACTACGGCAAGCTGATGGGCTCGGATGCCAACTGGCGCCTGAGCCTGTTCGACCGCCCGGGCACGCGCAGCAGTGGTGATGAACGCAGCCGCGGCATCAACCTGGCACTGAGCATGAGCCTGGGCGGGCCTGGCGAGCGCATTGCCGCCAGTGTCGGCAGCCGCACGTCGCACGATGGCGGGCGCGACCATAACGCATCGCTGTCCTACCAGCGCGATGTCGACCTGGGCGCGCTGCAAAGCCTGGGTGGCACCGCCACGGTAGACCGTTACGGCGCAGGCTTTGGTGGTAACGCCCAGTTCCAGGGCCAGGCCTTGCAGGGGGATGCCTATGCCCAGAGTTCGTCCTACAACGGCCAGGTCAGTGGTGGCCTCAACCTGCAGAGCATCGTTGCCGTGGGGGAGGGCAAGGTGGCTGTTACGGGCCAGTACCTGCCCCACGATGCGGGGCTGATCGTGGATGTGGAAAGCGACATCGATGGCCTGCAGTTGCGCGCCGATGACCAACATGGCCTGAGCGCTACCCTGCGCCCGGGGCGCAACCTGATCCCGGTGGGGGTATACAAGTCTGGCTATGTGCAGTTTGACCTTGAGCATGACCAGCACACGGCTGCCGTGATTCAGCCCACCAGCTTCGACTACCACCTCAACCGCGGTGCGGTTGCCTATCGAACGTTGCGTGTCATGCGCACGGTGACGGTGCTCGGCCGCTTGCTCGATAGCCAGGGCCAGCCGATGCAGGGCGCGCAAGTGGTCAACCACGCCAGCCGCAGCGTCAGCGAGGCGGGTGGGCACTTTGCCGTGGAGATGAGCGAGTCGCAGCCCACGCTGGAGGTGCGCAAGGGCGGCACGGCCTTGTGCCTGCTGGAGCTGGATTTCAAACAGCTGACCCGTGAGGGCGATGTGTTGCTGGCAGGTGATGTGGCATGCAGGCCTGAAGGCATGGCCAAAGCGCAGGATTCGGTAAGGGAGAGCAACACTTGAAAACGTTCAATGTGCGCGCGTTGGCTTTCTGGCTTGTACTGCTCGGCGGTGGTTGGCCGCTGCAGGGTTGGGCGGTCGAGCTTGACCTGAAACTGCGCTACAGCGGCGACCCCGGGGGGCGATTTGAAAACATGACGCCACCTGCAGCGTTTTGCTCGGTCTGGGCATTTCTTTGTCGGTCTGCCGAGCAAAACCTGTTCGTTGCCGACTTGCCCATCACATACCACAAGCACAACGTTGGCAATGCCAGCGATTTTCGCGACCGGCATTACATTCGGATGCCGGGTGAGCGAAGCGTAGATGTGGTCAACGACTCGGGTAGGCGCTACACCCTCATTTTCAGCTTTACCGCCATCAGCCAGTACTTGGCTTACTTGTCTGGAACCATGGGGGCTGGAGCGGACAACGGCAGCGGTTGTAGCTTGGGTACTGCGATAAGTAACGAGAGAAGAGTCCAGTACTTGTGGCGGATTCGCCAGCCCAAGGCGCCTCAGGGTTGTTATGACGATGCCTGGAACATTCGCAAGATAACCGACGTGGCGGTGACGCAGTTCGGTGTCGAGTACCAGCTGATCATGCCGCGCCCCATTGGCATGCCGCAGGGTATTTACCGAGGCTCCGTGGAGTACAGCATCGGCCCGGGCGGGGATCTCGACTTGGGCAATGCAGTCACCAACCTCAACGACACGCGGCTGGTGGTCAATTTCGAACTGGACGTGCAACACGACCTGTACGTGAACTTCCCGCCTGGTTCGGACCACGCCGTGATTGAGCCTCCCGGTGGCTGGATGGCCTGGCTCGGCGGCCGCGGTGTACCGGGCAAGCTGTATCGCGACCTGCCGCTGCGTATTTTTACCACCGGGCCCATCCGGGTTTACAAGCGCTGCCAGTACGAACTGGGCGACCAGTGCGGCATTCGCGAAAGTGCAGGGCACCTGGTGGGGGTAGATGTGTCGTTGACCCTGCCGGCGGGCTTGCAGCATAGCGGCAACCCTGTCAGCCGGCTGGGGATACCCACGCGCCAGGCGGCTGCATTGCTTATCGAGCCGCTCAGCAGCGTGTGGGGCCAATCCGGCCAGCTGCATTTCGAGGTGGCTGGCAGCAGTGTGCCGCCCATGCTCGCCCACCCGGGCAGCCGCTATGAGGGATTGGTCACGGTGGTGTTCGAGGCGGAGATCTAGCTGTGCAGTTTGTCATTAGGAAATTTCGACAATAGATAGGGAAATTTCCTGCATTTTGCGCGCGCAGACAGGGGGCACAATGCGCGCGCTGATGTTGATTGGCTACCAACCAAGATCGCCCTGGAGAACGAAAACATGAAACTGCTGCGAGTGCTGTGCCTTGCGCTGGCGCCTTGCCTTGCCCAGGCCGGGCCGGAACTTAACGTCGGCGGGCTGTACGACTACCTTGAAGACGGCAAAAGCACCCTGCTCAAACGCGTGCGCAATGGTGGCGATGCCACGGCCTTCGTCAAGGTCAGCGTGGTCGAACTGGTCTACGAAGGCGAAGGCCCGCCGCGCGAAGTGCCGCTGGACGGGCAGGCCATGGCTGAACGTGGCCTGGTGGTCAGCCCCGCCCGGCTGATTGTGCCGGCCCGCGGCATGCAGGCGGTGCGCCTGCTGTACCGGGGCGAGCGCGATCGTGAACGCTATTACCGTTTGCGCTTTATTCCGGTGCTGCCCGAAACGGGCGATGGCTTTGCCGTAAACGAGCAGGAGGCAGAGGCTTACCGCGACAGCCTCAAGGCAGGCGTCAACCTGCTGGCGGGGTACGGCACGCTGTTGTTCGTGCACCCGGCCAACACCCGTTACCAAACCCCGGTTAGCCGCAAGGCCGGGGCATTGACTGTGAGCAACCAGGGCAATGCCACTGTGGTGCTCGACCATTTCCGCCAGTGCCAGACGCGGGACCAGCGTTGCGAACCCGCCACCAAGCACCATCTGCTGCCTGGGCGTAGCCGAGAGTTTCCCGGCGACCCCAACCAGGTGCATCAGTTCGAGCTGCATGAAGGCCAGTCACGCATTGCCAAGGTGATGGAGTGATTGCCGGTTGCACTGGGCATCTGGACCGATGGCGGCGCAGTTTTGTAGGCGCTGCACTGATGCTTGCCGCCCCCTTGGCCAGCGCGCTTGATGTAACGATCTCGGCCGAATACCGCGGGGGTGGAACGGGGCGCTTCAACAACACAACGCCCCCGGGCGGCCTGTGTCGCAGCTGGCCCGTTACCTGCGAGCAGCGCACCACCGTAACCTTGCCCATCACCTACGACAAGAAAACCACCAAAGGCGCTACCGATCCGCGCGACGAGTTTTTCATCAGCCTGCCGGCAAGGCGCCGGGTCGATGTCTACCACGATGTAACCGGCGAGCCGCGACAGATGACCTTCGACTGGACAGCCATTAGCCAGAGGGTGCAGACAGGCAGCGATATCTTCTATCACCCGCTGTACCAGATGAATCTCAATGGTGGCTGTCGCCACGTGGGCAGTACTTCTCAATTTCGGCCTGCCCTTGTCAGCTACTTGTTCGACGTTACCCAGCCCGCTGCGCCATCGCCGTGCTGGGCCAATGGCCGCAATGCACCCAACGGCAGGGTCGAGATCGCCTCGGTGCTCGATACCAGTGTCGCCTTTGCCATCGACATCGCCCCGCCTTTTCGTATGCCCAGTGGCACCTGGCGTGGCAGCGTAACCTACAGCATTGGCCCAGGGGGCGATTTTGACTTTGGTAACGATGTCACTGCGCTCAGTGGCGACAGCTTGACCGTGAACTTTGTCCTCGATGTCCAGCATGCCTTCATCTTCGAGTTTCCGCCTGGTTCGGACCGTGCGGTGCTGGAGCCGCCGGGGGGCTGGCAGGCCTGGTTGGCCGGGGGCAAGCCACCTCAGCGCCTTGCTCGCGACCTGCCGTTTCGGGTTTGGTCGACTGGCCCGTTCAAGGTCTACAAGCTCTGCCAGTACTCTGCCGATTTGCGTTGCGCAATTCGAAACGACAAGGGCGACCAGGTACCCGTCGAGGTCGCCATGAGCCTGCCGGCAGGTATTGAGCATTTGGGTGCGCCCGTGCAACGCCTGGCGCTGCCAAGCGGGCGGATGGCTGCGCTGCAGTTCGACGCGGCAGTGGCCACCCTGAACCGCCCCGGGCAACTGCATTTCCAGGTGGCCCGCAATGACGTGGAAGACATGCTCAAGCACCCCGGCACGACCTACACCGGGCAAGTCACCGTGATATTCGATGCCGAGTTGTAGGCCGTGATCCCAGCGAGCGAGGAACCTTCATGCACACAGCCTTGGTGGTCGACGACCACCCGTTCATCCGTGCCACCGTATGCGCGCTGCTGCGCCGGGAACGCCTGGAAATCGTCGGCCAGGCCGACAACGGTATCGACGCGGTGCGCTTGGCCCGTGAACACGCGCCCGACATCATCATCCTCGACATCAGCCTGCCAGGGCTGGACGGCATGGAGGTGATCGCCCGGGTCAAGCGCCTGGAGCACCCGGTAAAAACCCTGGTGCTCACCTCGCACCAGGCCGAAGCCTACTGCTTGCGCTGCATGCAGGCCGGGGCTGCCGGGTTCGTTTCCAAAACCAACGACCTGGGCGAGTTGAACAAGGCCGTACGCGCCGTGCTGTCGGGGTTCACTTACTTCCCGGAGGTGGCCCTTAGCTCGGTAAACAGCCTCGAACTGCATGCCAGCGATGCGCAGCGTATCGCCAGCCTTAGTGACCGTGAACTGATGATTTTGCAGCACCTGGCCCGCGGCCTGAGTAACAAGGCGGTGGGTGAGGCGATGCTGCTGAGCAACAAGACCGTCAGTACCTACAAGGGGCGCCTGCTGGAAAAGCTGCGCCTGAACTCGCTCATCGACCTGGCGGATTTCGCTCGTCGCAACCAGCTTGTTTGAATGGCGCGTGCAATCTGGCTGCTGCTGTTGTGCTGTGTGTTGCCCATGCCGGGCGTGGCTGCACCGGTGTTCCATGGGCGTGCCGCCTTCGAAGGGCCACGTGCTGAACCAGTCAGCAATGACTTGCGCTGGCTATGGCACCACCGGGTGCTGCGCCTTGGGGTGCTGGGCAGCGACCAGCCGCCGTTGGATATCCTCGGCACCGGGCGTGCCTACGAAGGCATTACCGCCGATTACGCGGGGCTTGTGGCCGAGCACCTGCACTTGAACATGCAGGTGCAGGTGTTCGACTCGTTCGAGGCGGCGGCTGCGGCGTTGCGCGAGGGCACCGTCGACCTGCTTGGCTCGGTCACTGCGCAGCAGGCGTTGCAGGCCGGCTTGCGCCTGTCGCAGCCCTACGCCGAAGACCACCCCTTGTTGCTTGCGCAGGAACACAAAGCCGTTATACAGGGCGCCGAACCGC includes the following:
- the bvgA_1 gene encoding Virulence factors putative positive transcription regulator BvgA (*Name bvgA_1) — its product is MHTALVVDDHPFIRATVCALLRRERLEIVGQADNGIDAVRLAREHAPDIIILDISLPGLDGMEVIARVKRLEHPVKTLVLTSHQAEAYCLRCMQAGAAGFVSKTNDLGELNKAVRAVLSGFTYFPEVALSSVNSLELHASDAQRIASLSDRELMILQHLARGLSNKAVGEAMLLSNKTVSTYKGRLLEKLRLNSLIDLADFARRNQLV
- the ecpB_1 gene encoding putative fimbrial chaperone EcpB (*Name ecpB_1), whose protein sequence is MKLLRVLCLALAPCLAQAGPELNVGGLYDYLEDGKSTLLKRVRNGGDATAFVKVSVVELVYEGEGPPREVPLDGQAMAERGLVVSPARLIVPARGMQAVRLLYRGERDRERYYRLRFIPVLPETGDGFAVNEQEAEAYRDSLKAGVNLLAGYGTLLFVHPANTRYQTPVSRKAGALTVSNQGNATVVLDHFRQCQTRDQRCEPATKHHLLPGRSREFPGDPNQVHQFELHEGQSRIAKVME
- the yjcH_1 gene encoding Inner membrane protein YjcH (*Name yjcH_1); translated protein: MNDSIYLSIQNSPRFKELVTKRERFAWILSAIMLGLYCAFILLIAYGPHLLGAKLSPESSITWGIPLGVGLIVSAFVLTAIYVRRANGEFDELNKAILKEAQQ
- the actP_1 gene encoding Cation/acetate symporter ActP (*Name actP_1), encoding MIRHAKALAVLACGAFAPAVWAADALTGEVQKQPLNVAAIAMFVAFVAFTLGITYWASKRNKSAADYYAAGGKITGFQNGLAIAGDYMSAASFLGISALVFTSGYDGLIYSIGFLVGWPIILFLIAERLRNLGKYTFADVASYRLGQKEIRTLSASGSLVVVAFYLIAQMVGAGKLIELLFGLDYHVAVILVGILMCLYVLFGGMLATTWVQIIKAVLLLSGASFMALMVMKHVGFDFNTLFSEAIKVHSKGEAIMSPGGLVKDPISAFSLGLALMFGTAGLPHILMRFFTVSDAKEARKSVLYATGFIGYFYILTFIIGFGAILLVSTNPDFKDAAGALLGGNNMAAVHLADAVGGSIFLGFISAVAFATILAVVAGLTLAGASAVSHDLYASVWRKGKANDKDEIRVSKITTVALGVLAIGLGILFEKQNIAFMVGLAFSIAASCNFPVLLLSMYWKKLTTRGAMIGGWLGLVSAVTLMILGPTIWVQILGHEKPIYPYEYPALFSMAIAFVSIWFFSVTDKSKAADDERALFYPQFVRSQTGLGASGAVSH